The Aphis gossypii isolate Hap1 chromosome 3, ASM2018417v2, whole genome shotgun sequence genome includes a region encoding these proteins:
- the LOC114132215 gene encoding histidine-rich glycoprotein-like: protein MHGVAFGCLVLLSVWCCHARGHATAAAVDDPGGSSRTSRSSSGAMMMVPTVPSPLMSEVSTATTRGLDAMVAAASSSSAGAADLDTAASKKKKKKKSKKFKKGGGASHKEDHFSKKGKKADKGYKSKHSNHHGKKGHHKKEDKKKHFAEHGGHKKKHHDEGGYYKDHHKGEKGEKGHKFEDKGAYKKGHSTKGKHEVHKLDEFKKNKKFYDEHHDSGHHKKHGGYEHKHGHKEGKKYKKGHKHAGHHHDHKGKKGKHHHGKHYKEHKGHKKAAGHDEKYGHKKDYAKKGGHDEHKKWKFSKKQ, encoded by the coding sequence ATGCACGGCGTAGCGTTCGGGTGTCTGGTGTTGTTGAGCGTTTGGTGTTGTCATGCGCGGGGACACGCCACAGCCGCGGCCGTCGACGATCCAGGGGGATCGTCGCGGACGTCGCGTTCGTCGTCCGGGGCGATGATGATGGTTCCCACCGTACCGTCGCCACTGATGTCGGAAGTGTCGACGGCCACCACCCGAGGCCTGGACGCGATGGTAGCAGccgcgtcgtcgtcgtcggccgGTGCCGCGGACCTGGACACGGCCGCGTccaagaagaagaaaaagaaaaagtcgaaaaaattcaaaaagggAGGTGGTGCCAGCCACAAGGAGGACCATTTCAGCAAGAAAGGCAAAAAGGCCGACAAGGGGTACAAGTCGAAACACTCGAATCACCACGGCAAGAAGGGCCACCACAAGAAGGAGGACAAGAAGAAACACTTTGCCGAGCACGGCGGCCACAAGAAGAAGCACCACGACGAGGGCGGCTACTACAAGGACCATCATAAGGGCGAGAAGGGCGAGAAGGGCCACAAGTTCGAAGACAAGGGCGCGTACAAGAAGGGACACAGCACCAAGGGCAAACACGAGGTTCACAAATTAGACGAGTTCAAGAAGAACAAAAAATTCTACGACGAGCACCACGACTCGGGACACCACAAGAAGCACGGTGGCTACGAACACAAACACGGGCACAAGGAGGGCAAGAAGTACAAGAAGGGTCACAAGCACGCCGGACACCATCACGACCACAAGGGCAAGAAGGGCAAACACCATCATGGCAAGCACTACAAAGAGCACAAGGGTCACAAGAAGGCGGCGGGACACGACGAGAAGTACGGACACAAGAAGGACTACGCGAAAAAGGGTGGCCACGACGAGCACAAAAAATGGAAATTCagcaaaaaacaataa
- the LOC126551221 gene encoding histidine-rich glycoprotein-like — protein MARRKRSRLVDMGPTKLLVYSALCFAIFAARAGYSREIPADPAGEVVTITPAMSVTAAADIAATSAAGSDDPKAVAASQHRTSAVAPPPPSSALAPAAQDQAVAASHKKKKKKSKSSKGGGSKKKSEHHSKKGHKADKGYKTKHHFDKGDKGKHGKEEHEGHYKKEGGHKKKKHDEAEKYGHHHKGEKGHKGAKFGEKKGHKKGHKTKGYHNKFHKDEYHKEHKFYDDFHKGGHHKKHGAHHKKHENKEGKHKKGAHHKSGHHADKYGKKGHKEKGHYDKEHKGHKGKKGHDEHHSHHEDYGKKGGHKHHKKYGYSKKKQG, from the coding sequence ATGGCGCGACGCAAAAGGTCGCGCTTGGTCGACATGGGGCCCACCAAGCTGTTGGTGTACTCTGCGCTGTGCTTCGCGATATTCGCCGCGCGGGCCGGTTATTCGCGCGAGATACCCGCCGACCCGGCGGGTGAAGTCGTGACGATCACCCCGGCGATGTCggtcaccgccgccgccgacatTGCTGCCACGTCGGCGGCGGGAAGTGACGACCCGAAGGCGGTGGCCGCTTCCCAACACCGGACGTCCGCGGTGGCACCGCCCCCGCCGTCGTCCGCTTTGGCGCCGGCGGCACAGGATCAGGCGGTGGCCGCGTCCcacaagaaaaagaaaaaaaagtccaAGTCGTCCAAGGGCGGTGGGTCGAAGAAAAAGTCCGAACACCATTCGAAAAAGGGTCACAAGGCCGACAAGGGCTACAAGACCAAACATCACTTCGACAAAGGCGACAAGGGCAAGCACGGCAAGGAGGAGCACGAAGGTCACTATAAGAAGGAAGGTGgtcacaaaaaaaagaaacacgaCGAAGCCGAGAAGTACGGTCATCACCACAAGGGCGAGAAGGGTCACAAGGGCGCCAAGTTCGGCGAAAAGAAGGGCCACAAAAAAGGGCACAAGACGAAAGGGTACCACAACAAGTTCCACAAAGACGAGTACCACAAGGAACACAAGTTCTACGATGACTTCCACAAGGGTGGGCACCACAAGAAACACGGCGCGCACCACAAGAAGCACGAGAACAAGGAAGGCAAGCATAAAAAGGGCGCTCACCATAAGTCGGGTCACCACGCAGATAAATATGGCAAAAAGGGACACAAAGAGAAGGGTCACTACGACAAAGAGCACAAAGGACACAAGGGTAAAAAGGGCCATGATGAACACCATTCACATCACGAAGACTACGGCAAGAAAGGCGGACACAAGCACCACAAGAAGTACGGATATAGCAAAAAGAAGCAAGGATAA